The sequence TGGAAAACGGCCATTACCAGAGCGCCCGGCTTTTCAATGGACATCATCATCGCCGGAACGATACCTGAAGGATGCATAGCGCAGCAACGGATACAAAACATCCTCGAAGAAGCAAAGTATGAATACGACTTTATCTGCATCGACTCCGCGCCCGTAAACGAAAGCGATCTGACGGAAAACCTTGCAATCAATACCGACATTATCGCCCTCATCGCACAGGCAAACAGCACCTTCTATCGGGATCTGAAAACCTCGGCGGAGCTCCTCGTACGGCTCGGCGTACCGGCAATAGCGCCCATACTCAACCACGGCGGTCGCGTTCGCTCGCTAAGCATCGACAAACTGCTCGAAAAACAACCCGAATTTCTCAATAAAATCAACACCGTAAAAATCGAAAAATTTCTCAACGAACTCCCGCCGGCAACAGAGCTGTTCAGAAAAACAATCGAAGGCATACGAAAAACAGGAACCTTCCTGCAGAAAATTCCGAAAAACATCAGGAAAAGAGTACCGGCAAAAAAAACGCGAACGAGCAGTACCAAACAAAAAAAATAACGACAATCACGCAGCAGCAGAAACGTCCGAAAAACGACATCCATATCTCGCAAAAACACACTGCAGCAATGATATCAGCGACAGAACCAGATTGGAGCAGGGAAAAACCCGTTCCCGGCCGGTTTGAGCCAGGGAAAAAAATGCTTGCCGCACTGCGCCGGTACCAGAAAAACAGCCGGAAAGCAGACCCCGTCTCACAAACGATCAAACGCATCGCCGTCCTGCAGCACCGGTTCTGGAGCGCAGTCTGCGGAGCCGATATCCCGTTGGACTCGAACATCGGAGGCGGGCTTCTCATCCCCCACCCCAACGGCATCGTCATTCACCCTCAAGCGAAAATAGGCCCCAACTGCCTCATCTTCCAGCAGGTCACCATCGGAGCCTCGGGCGCATCGGAAGTCCCGGTCATAGAAGGACATGTCGATATCGGGGCAGGCGCCCGAATACTCGGCAATATCACGATCGGCGCTCATGCCCGCATAGGAGCCAACGCAGTCGTCATTACCGACATACCTGCCAATGCTACCGCAGTAGGCATTCCCGGGAAAATTCGGCAAACATGATCCCGAACACAAACGACACAAAAAAACGCCAACAAAACATGGTAACCCGAACCGATCGAAATAAGCAGCTTTGCCTCTTTTATGCCGCAGGACCGGGTGACATCGTCTCCACCTTCTCCTTCTGGCAGAAAGGAGAGGACGATCCGCACCAGGTTGCCGTTACCTACAGTTCCCTGTTTTTCGACACCTGTCGAACGCTCGGAGCAAAAGGAGTCGCCATATCATGCTGCCCTCGAAAAGACAGCATCGCAACAGAACAGTTCACTGTCGAAAATAATCCGAAAAGCCCCCCCGGAAAAGGAATCGCCTTTCATCTGCAGCAAATCGGTTATGTCCGTGAAATAATCGCCAGGGCAAAAGCTGTCGATGCCGATTATCTCATCATGGCCGATGCAACGGGACACTTCTTCCCTCTGCTCTGGTTCGCCCCCGGATCCATGAAACTCATTCCGTCGCTGCACTGCACCCTCTGGCCTGAAAGCAGAAAATCATCCCCTGTGCAGAAACTCCTCTCCATGCTCAACCGCAACCTCTTCAGCAAACGGGCAACGGCAATACTCTGTATCTCCCGGGACGTCCGGCGCCAGCTCCATGAAATCACCGGAGGCAAAACCGTACCCGTCCATCCATTCATTCCCCACTACAGGAAAGAGCTGTTCGAACAGATACCGCCGCCGCCGGCATCACAGCCATTCAATCTGCTCTATGCCGGACGAATGGAAACCGCCAAAGGCATCTACGACCTGCTCGACATTGCCCGGAAGCTCAGGCAGACAGGCAACTCCGGCATCGTCCTGCACCTTTGCGGCACCGGGCCCGAAAAAGAAAACCTCAGGAACGCCCTGCAGGAACAAGGCCTCAGCCAGATCATGCAACTCCACGGCTACTGCGCCCGCCCGGCAATGCTCCGGCACATCGCAGAGAGCCATGCATTCATCGTTCCGACACGGACATCCTTCGAAGAAGGCTTCAACAAAGTCGTTGCCGAAGCCATCCTCGCAGGTCGGCCGGTCATAACCTCCTCGGTCTGTCCGGCGCTCGAATACGTAAAGGAAGCCGTTATCGAAGTACCGCCCGACAACGCAGCGGCCTACTTCGAAGCCGTCATACAACTCACCGCATCGCCGCAGCTCTACCATCAAAAACAGGAAGCCTGCAAAATTCTCCGGAAACAGTTCTACGATCCCGGACGCTCCTGGGGTGCCGCGCTTCTGAACATTGTAAAGAGCCAGCCGCATGGGTAGCACTCCCGGAAACATCATGGTACCCATCGTCATGTTCGGCTGGATTCCCGTGGTAATGCTGCTCTTTTCGCGGCTCCAGGCGCGCACTGCGGCATCTGTCGCATTCGTTGCGGGATGGATGTTCCTCCCGGTTGCGGCATTCAAGCTGCCAGCCCTGCCCGACTACAACAAAACAACGGCAACCTGCGTCGGCATTCTTCTCGGAGCCTGGCTCTTCGACAAACAGCGCTTTTCGGAATTCCGGTTCAACGCAGCCGATCTGCCAATGATCGCCTGGTGCATAGCCCCCTTCTTCTCCTCGGTCGCAAACGACCTCGGCCCATACGACGGACTTTCTCAAACCATGTACCAATGCATCACCTGGGGACTTCCCTACTACATCGCAAGAATCTACTTCACCGACACCGACGCGATGAAAACCCTTGCGCTCGCCATATTTATCGGCAGCATCATCTACATCCCCTTCTGCTGGTTCGAACTGATCATGAGCCCGCAGCTTCACCGCATGACCTACGGCTTCCACCAGCACAACTTTCTCCAGACGCTCAGGGACGGCGGAGGATTCCGGCCGATGGTCTATATGGACCACGGACTCATGACCTCCATGTGGATGGTCCTCGGAGTATTTCTTGGCTCCTGGCTCCTCTATGTCGGGGAACTCCCCGAAAAAATTCTCTCGGTGCCGACACGATACTTGCTCATGCTCCTCGCATGCACTGCCATCATGATGCAATCAGTAGGATCCCTTGTCCTCCTCGTCATCGGGCTCATCGTCATCTTCCTGTCGAGCAAAATCAAAAAACCGGTACTCCTCATCGTCATGGTAGCAATACCACATCTCTATGTCATCACAAGAACGACCGGCATCTGGGACGGAACGAACCTCTCCGGCTTCGTGGCCGAAAAATTCAGTGCCGACCGGGCCCAGTCGCTTCAATTCCGTTTCGACAACGAAACGATCCTGATCGACAAAGCGCTCCAGGGCACTCTTTTCGGATGGGGAGGATTCGGACGCTCGCGAGTTTACGACGACAAAGGACGGGACATAAGCATAGCCGACGGACTTTGGATCATCACCCTTGGCCAGAACGGAATCTACGGCCTCGCCACGCTCATCATAGCCATACAGGTCCCCGTCATACTCTTTCTCATGCGCATCAAGGCGGAATACTGGAAAAACAGGGAGTGGGCCGCGCCCGGAGTCATGGCTGTTTTTTTAGCCATCTACATGATCGACAACCTTCTTAACGCCATGATCAACCCTATCTACATGCTATTCAGCGGAGGACTCATCGGCATGATGCTCAAAAACAGGGTTCCCGAGCCATCACCATCGGCAATCACGACCATGCAACACGCCGAAAAAACACATGACATAACGCAGCCCCGGACCCGGTTCATCCCGGCGATCGGCTCAGTGCTATTACGAATTATACACTGAAACAGCTTGAATTATCAAGCACATCCGCAACCGATAATGAATCTTCGGCAGCTCATAACAGCAGAATGGAACAGCGGCAGTAAACTCATGGGATACTGGCTGCTCGGCTTTCTGCTGCTCCTTGCCGGAAGCCTCATACCCTTCAACATACCCGGAATCGATACGATAGTCCACATCATCCTCTATGCCGTGCTCTCATGCATCCCCATTTCATTTCTCAGCGACAGAAAAACGGCCTTTCTTGTATCGACAGCCATGAGCTCGCTTGGCTACCTTCTCGAAACCATTCACATGCTCATAACCGCAGAATCATTCAATGCCTATAATGCGCTCGCCAATAACATCGGCATCCTTGCAGGAATAACCGCCGGATTCATCATCCGGCTCAAACTGCATTACGAACCCCAATACAATAAAAACAAGCAGAACAACCGAACCGCCCGAGATCTCTCCAATTGAAAGCTCGCAGGAAAAACACCTCCGGCAACAACACAATGACCGCCATGAAAACCTCAATACTCTA comes from Chlorobium limicola DSM 245 and encodes:
- a CDS encoding serine O-acetyltransferase — its product is MISATEPDWSREKPVPGRFEPGKKMLAALRRYQKNSRKADPVSQTIKRIAVLQHRFWSAVCGADIPLDSNIGGGLLIPHPNGIVIHPQAKIGPNCLIFQQVTIGASGASEVPVIEGHVDIGAGARILGNITIGAHARIGANAVVITDIPANATAVGIPGKIRQT
- a CDS encoding glycosyltransferase family 4 protein; this translates as MVTRTDRNKQLCLFYAAGPGDIVSTFSFWQKGEDDPHQVAVTYSSLFFDTCRTLGAKGVAISCCPRKDSIATEQFTVENNPKSPPGKGIAFHLQQIGYVREIIARAKAVDADYLIMADATGHFFPLLWFAPGSMKLIPSLHCTLWPESRKSSPVQKLLSMLNRNLFSKRATAILCISRDVRRQLHEITGGKTVPVHPFIPHYRKELFEQIPPPPASQPFNLLYAGRMETAKGIYDLLDIARKLRQTGNSGIVLHLCGTGPEKENLRNALQEQGLSQIMQLHGYCARPAMLRHIAESHAFIVPTRTSFEEGFNKVVAEAILAGRPVITSSVCPALEYVKEAVIEVPPDNAAAYFEAVIQLTASPQLYHQKQEACKILRKQFYDPGRSWGAALLNIVKSQPHG
- a CDS encoding VanZ family protein, translating into MNLRQLITAEWNSGSKLMGYWLLGFLLLLAGSLIPFNIPGIDTIVHIILYAVLSCIPISFLSDRKTAFLVSTAMSSLGYLLETIHMLITAESFNAYNALANNIGILAGITAGFIIRLKLHYEPQYNKNKQNNRTARDLSN